The sequence below is a genomic window from Bacillota bacterium.
GTTGGGAGCCTACGGGTTCTCATGGGTGGTGGACCGAGGCAGGACGAAACGGGCGGCGAAGGCGTCCGTCAAAAGCCTGTTGAAGACGGCGCCTACAATGCTTGCGATCATCGGCATAATCGGCCTTGTGTTCGCGTTCGTGCCGCCTGAGTGGATTGCTGAGTACCTCGGTCGCGGGTCGGGCATATGGGGCACTGCAGCGGCCGCAATCATCGGTGCGATAACCTTGATACCAGGCATCATCGCCTTCCCGCTAGCGGGGGCCATATACAGGCAAGGAGCTTCCGTGGCCACTGTCGC
It includes:
- a CDS encoding permease, producing the protein MYAIVMWGLMLGAYGFSWVVDRGRTKRAAKASVKSLLKTAPTMLAIIGIIGLVFAFVPPEWIAEYLGRGSGIWGTAAAAIIGAITLIPGIIAFPLAGAIYRQGASVATVAAFITTLTMVGVVTAPVEIKYLGRRVTLWRNGISFVAAVMIAAVMAVVIK